In a genomic window of Micromonospora cremea:
- the ligA gene encoding NAD-dependent DNA ligase LigA codes for MSEEQIGQQVSPAQEAAAGAEPTPQARERHATLSRELTEHQYRYYVLDAPIIADAEFDRQLRELEALEDEFPALRTPDSPTQRVGGTFSTDFTPVTHAERMLSLDNAFADEELAAWAERVERDAGGPAPYLCELKVDGLAINLTYEDGRLVRAATRGDGRTGEDVTANVRSIRDVPSQLTPSAEFPDIPGLLEVRGEIYFPIAAFADLNAGLVEQGRAPFANPRNAAAGSLRQKDPRITASRPLRLVVHGIGARRGFQPTAQSESYAALKAWGLPTSDRWRVVPDLAGVAEYIAYYAEHRHDVEHEIDGVVVKVDPVSIQGRLGSTSRAPRWAIAFKYPPEEVTTKLLDIDVNVGRTGRVTPFAVLEPVRVAGSTVALATLHNAREVERKGVLIGDTVVLRKAGDVIPEVLGPVVDLRPADARPFVMPTTCPACGTPLAPAKEGDVDIRCPNTRSCPAQLRERVFHLAGRGAFDIEVLGYKGAAALLDAEIIADEADLFQLDAEQLARSPFFVNKDGSLGSNAVKLLDNLAVARERDLWRVLVALSIRHVGPTAAQALARHFRSMEAIDAASEEELSSVDGVGPTIAASIREWFAVDWHRDVVRKWAEAGVRMAEEAVDEGPRPLEGLTVVVTGTLAGFSRDQAAEAVQSRGGKVSGSVSKKTSFVVVGDNPGSKADKAASLKVPVLDEDGFRLLLDAGPDAARDVARLEG; via the coding sequence GTGTCCGAGGAGCAGATCGGTCAGCAGGTCAGCCCGGCGCAGGAGGCGGCGGCCGGCGCCGAGCCGACGCCGCAAGCTCGGGAGCGGCACGCCACGCTCAGCCGCGAGCTGACCGAGCATCAGTACCGCTACTACGTGCTGGACGCGCCGATCATCGCCGACGCCGAGTTCGACCGGCAGCTGCGTGAGCTGGAGGCGCTGGAGGATGAGTTCCCGGCACTGCGCACACCGGATTCGCCGACCCAGCGGGTGGGCGGCACCTTCTCCACCGACTTCACCCCGGTCACCCACGCCGAGCGGATGCTCTCGCTGGACAACGCCTTCGCCGACGAGGAGCTGGCCGCCTGGGCCGAGCGGGTCGAGCGGGACGCCGGCGGCCCGGCGCCCTACCTCTGCGAGCTGAAGGTCGACGGGTTGGCGATCAACCTGACCTACGAGGATGGCCGGCTGGTCCGGGCGGCCACCCGGGGTGACGGCCGCACCGGCGAGGACGTCACCGCCAACGTGCGCAGCATCCGGGACGTGCCGAGCCAGCTCACCCCGTCCGCCGAGTTCCCGGACATTCCCGGGCTACTGGAGGTCCGGGGCGAGATCTACTTCCCGATCGCCGCGTTCGCCGACCTCAACGCCGGCCTGGTCGAGCAGGGCCGAGCCCCGTTCGCCAACCCGCGCAACGCCGCCGCCGGCAGCCTGCGGCAGAAGGACCCACGGATCACCGCTTCCCGGCCGCTGCGTCTGGTGGTGCACGGCATCGGCGCCCGCCGCGGGTTCCAGCCCACCGCCCAGTCCGAGTCGTACGCGGCGCTGAAGGCGTGGGGCCTGCCGACCAGTGACCGGTGGCGGGTGGTGCCGGATCTGGCCGGCGTGGCCGAGTACATCGCCTACTACGCCGAGCACCGGCACGACGTCGAGCACGAGATCGACGGCGTGGTGGTCAAGGTCGACCCGGTGTCCATCCAGGGTCGGCTCGGGTCGACCAGCCGCGCCCCGCGCTGGGCGATCGCCTTCAAGTACCCGCCGGAGGAGGTCACCACCAAGCTGCTCGACATCGACGTCAACGTGGGGCGCACCGGGCGGGTCACCCCGTTCGCCGTGCTCGAACCGGTGCGGGTGGCCGGCTCCACCGTCGCGCTCGCCACCCTGCACAACGCCCGTGAGGTGGAGCGTAAGGGTGTGCTGATCGGCGACACCGTGGTGCTGCGCAAGGCCGGCGACGTGATTCCCGAGGTGCTCGGCCCGGTGGTCGACCTGCGCCCTGCCGACGCGCGGCCGTTCGTCATGCCGACCACCTGCCCGGCCTGCGGCACCCCGCTCGCACCGGCCAAGGAGGGCGACGTCGACATTCGTTGCCCCAACACCCGCAGCTGTCCCGCCCAGCTACGCGAACGGGTGTTCCACCTCGCCGGCCGCGGCGCGTTCGACATCGAGGTGCTCGGCTACAAGGGCGCGGCGGCGCTGCTGGACGCGGAGATCATCGCCGACGAGGCGGACCTCTTCCAGCTCGACGCCGAGCAGCTGGCGCGGTCCCCGTTCTTCGTCAACAAGGACGGCAGCCTGGGCAGCAACGCGGTCAAGCTGCTGGACAATCTGGCCGTGGCCCGGGAGCGCGACCTGTGGCGGGTGCTGGTGGCGCTCTCCATCCGGCATGTCGGCCCGACCGCGGCCCAGGCGCTCGCCCGGCACTTCCGCTCCATGGAGGCCATCGACGCGGCCAGCGAGGAGGAGCTCTCCTCGGTCGACGGGGTCGGTCCGACGATCGCGGCCAGCATCCGGGAGTGGTTCGCCGTGGACTGGCACCGCGACGTGGTCCGCAAGTGGGCCGAGGCGGGCGTACGGATGGCCGAGGAGGCGGTCGACGAGGGGCCGCGCCCGTTGGAGGGGCTGACCGTGGTGGTGACCGGCACGCTCGCCGGCTTCTCCCGTGACCAGGCCGCCGAGGCGGTGCAGAGCCGGGGCGGCAAGGTCAGCGGCTCGGTCTCCAAGAAGACGAGCTTCGTGGTGGTAGGGGACAACCCGGGGTCCAAGGCCGACAAGGCGGCCAGCCTCAAGGTGCCGGTGCTCGACGAGGACGGGTTCCGGCTGCTGCTGGACGCGGGTCCGGACGCCGCGCGGGACGTCGCCCGGCTGGAGGGCTGA
- a CDS encoding VOC family protein encodes MIGQLRTVVIDCPDPQALAAFYAELLGVPLVEGDSDDEWVVLGGQPGHQPRLAFQRALNLRPPAWPDPERPQQFHLDVTVDDIETAEKATLALGARRLPGGGADFRVYVDPAGHPFCLCWD; translated from the coding sequence ATGATTGGACAGCTACGTACAGTGGTGATCGATTGCCCGGATCCGCAGGCGCTGGCGGCGTTCTACGCGGAGCTGCTCGGCGTGCCCCTGGTCGAGGGTGACTCCGATGACGAGTGGGTGGTGCTGGGCGGCCAGCCCGGGCACCAGCCGCGCCTGGCGTTCCAGCGGGCGCTCAATCTGCGTCCGCCGGCCTGGCCGGATCCGGAGCGCCCGCAGCAGTTCCACCTCGACGTGACCGTGGACGACATCGAGACCGCCGAGAAGGCGACGCTCGCGCTCGGCGCCCGCCGGCTGCCGGGCGGGGGCGCGGACTTCCGGGTCTACGTCGACCCTGCCGGCCACCCGTTCTGCCTCTGCTGGGACTGA
- a CDS encoding methionine synthase, protein MTDQVWPWPVGAATGIGSLPGTDIAEAQRVVLGELPALPHLPELPARGPGADLIGRTAGLLVELPVELYTGRWRVAPRPGRDLRRARDLMERDLDQLAEQAEGYAGPIKVQAAGPLTLAATLELPIGGRLLRDPGAVRDLTGSLAEGLRAHVAAVARRLPRASVLLQLDEPSLPTVLAGRVPTESGLGAYRAVDSADAAALLRTVVDAAGVPTVVHCCAPDVPLELIRSTGAAGVALDLDLLTELDPLGEAIDAGLGLLAGAVPTRPPSTGQAPTSAQVADRVRQLWDRLGFPRRQLAQQVVVTPACGLAGASPEYVRVVLAACRDAGRRLAED, encoded by the coding sequence GTGACAGATCAGGTGTGGCCCTGGCCGGTGGGCGCGGCAACCGGCATCGGTTCGCTGCCCGGCACCGACATCGCCGAGGCCCAGCGGGTGGTCCTCGGCGAGCTCCCCGCGCTGCCCCACCTTCCCGAGCTGCCGGCCCGCGGCCCCGGAGCCGACCTGATCGGTCGGACCGCGGGGCTGCTGGTCGAGCTGCCCGTCGAGCTGTACACGGGGCGCTGGCGGGTCGCCCCGCGCCCGGGCCGCGACCTGCGCCGGGCCCGTGACCTGATGGAACGCGACCTGGACCAGCTCGCCGAGCAGGCCGAGGGGTACGCCGGCCCGATCAAGGTGCAGGCCGCCGGCCCGCTCACCCTGGCCGCGACCCTGGAGCTGCCGATCGGCGGCCGACTGCTGCGCGACCCCGGCGCGGTCCGCGACCTGACCGGCTCCCTCGCCGAGGGGCTGCGCGCGCACGTCGCGGCGGTCGCCCGGCGACTGCCCCGCGCTTCGGTGCTGCTCCAGCTGGACGAGCCGTCGCTGCCGACCGTGCTGGCCGGGCGGGTGCCCACCGAGAGCGGGCTGGGCGCGTACCGGGCGGTGGATTCGGCGGACGCGGCGGCGCTGCTGCGCACCGTCGTCGACGCGGCCGGCGTGCCGACCGTGGTGCACTGCTGCGCCCCGGACGTGCCGTTGGAGTTGATCCGTTCGACGGGCGCCGCCGGGGTGGCCCTCGACCTGGACCTGCTCACGGAGCTGGACCCGTTGGGTGAGGCGATCGACGCCGGCCTCGGGTTGCTGGCCGGGGCCGTGCCGACCCGGCCGCCGTCGACCGGCCAGGCGCCGACCTCCGCGCAGGTGGCCGACCGGGTGCGCCAGCTCTGGGACCGGCTCGGCTTTCCCCGCCGGCAGCTCGCTCAGCAGGTGGTGGTCACCCCGGCCTGCGGGTTGGCCGGGGCCAGCCCGGAGTACGTCCGGGTGGTGCTGGCCGCGTGCCGGGACGCCGGCCGGCGGCTCGCCGAGGACTGA
- the gatC gene encoding Asp-tRNA(Asn)/Glu-tRNA(Gln) amidotransferase subunit GatC, with amino-acid sequence MAAISREEVAHLARLSRLAVTEEELDMFAGQLDVILQAVAQVGEVAAADIPPTSHSVPLTNIFREDVVTPCLTPQEVLSGAPDVEDQRFRVPRILSEDVAS; translated from the coding sequence ATGGCCGCCATCTCCCGCGAGGAGGTCGCGCACCTGGCGCGCCTGTCGCGGCTCGCCGTCACCGAGGAGGAGCTGGACATGTTCGCCGGCCAGCTCGACGTGATCCTCCAGGCGGTCGCCCAGGTCGGCGAGGTCGCCGCGGCGGACATCCCGCCGACCTCGCACTCGGTGCCGCTGACCAACATCTTCCGCGAGGACGTGGTCACGCCGTGCCTGACCCCGCAGGAGGTGCTGTCGGGCGCACCCGACGTCGAGGACCAGCGGTTCCGCGTACCGCGGATCCTGAGTGAGGATGTGGCCTCATGA
- a CDS encoding type II toxin-antitoxin system PemK/MazF family toxin: MPEALLWAVAILLAVAAGWAWNSWRHRVANRRSGSRPGSARTGGRRPAPPRPRAADRPATRPRSRDAARGAGTPAPGEIWWADVPYADGSGSKVRPCLVLRADSRGADVLKITSQDKSDRDDHVRIPTRDWDPGAEHDSYLSLTEPTRISSAAFADRAGNCDADLWRSVRSLNHLPTR; encoded by the coding sequence ATGCCCGAGGCCCTGCTCTGGGCGGTGGCGATCCTGCTGGCGGTGGCGGCCGGCTGGGCGTGGAACAGCTGGCGGCACCGGGTCGCGAACCGTCGCTCGGGCAGCCGGCCGGGCTCGGCCCGCACCGGCGGACGTCGCCCCGCGCCGCCGCGACCCCGCGCCGCCGACCGGCCGGCCACCAGGCCCCGGTCGCGCGACGCCGCTCGGGGGGCGGGCACGCCGGCGCCGGGCGAGATCTGGTGGGCCGACGTGCCGTACGCCGACGGCAGCGGGTCGAAGGTGCGGCCGTGTCTGGTGCTGCGCGCCGACTCCCGGGGCGCCGACGTACTGAAGATCACCAGCCAGGACAAGAGCGACCGGGACGACCACGTCCGCATCCCCACCCGGGACTGGGACCCCGGCGCCGAGCACGACAGCTACCTGAGCCTCACCGAGCCGACCCGGATCAGCTCGGCCGCCTTCGCCGACCGCGCCGGCAACTGCGACGCCGACCTGTGGCGGTCGGTCCGCAGCCTGAACCACCTGCCGACCCGCTGA
- a CDS encoding putative bifunctional diguanylate cyclase/phosphodiesterase, translating to MEVADPRNSVPPGRVAPFTAFIVSILAVAALTAAGPLATLPAELSRLPVAFWTMAALALVCDARPFVPPGRRQSSAVFPSTCFTFAILLGWGLGPAVAVQAVGVVVSGWRMRHAAWRTAFNVGQYACALAAAYGILQLGPGIVFSGGRLHWTDVVAVGGATVAWFVVNYGLVSWAVRLRFGDRWWPTVRQGLGFELLSTGSLLLLAPVLVAAARVSAALIPLVLVPLFAVYRMARLTVEQQHLAAADPLTGLPNRKALLAEVAEQVHLHAERTARGEPDGHLALLLIDLDRFKNVNDALGHAVGDRLLVEVSARLTDVEPRPQMIARLGGDEFAIVMTGLTDASQARDLADRVVAALAEPVPLDGLPLDVGGSIGIALFPEHGEDFATLMRHADVAMYDAKHRNDTVAVYAPASDHNSAERLSLLADLRRVLESGPSVDDPLDAEPAGHARPAGTADEDDRDAGAAESGGAERAADLPLGTAAEVRGGDGAALPSGDLRPAEAAPHEDASPVVAALPPSGGRWWGRRRRPGTELTHADELINRIATGADPIRGRNTRATVAGTRPGPVRDRRAGGGQGRRSPNGGAVSALAGGGAGPRRDVGPATPDVPLGPTGWAHSGGETADDAGEITMYYQPQIAIATGEVVGVEALLRWRHPRRGMVDPEELIRVAEQSAVMRLLTRRVVDDVVEQLAKWSAAGIGLRAALNVSVRDLHTGEIADQIADRLSRYGVPAERLQLEITEGALMADPRRVLATISRLHRIGVAIALDDFGTGYSSLQHLRRLPLSEVKVDRSFVLGMADDADDAAIVRSMIELAGALGLRVVAEGVEDERTWRMLHAAGCDAAQGWFYARPMPAEELVTWLARYRPVRPSGGPEPDAGRRPTR from the coding sequence ATGGAGGTCGCCGACCCGCGCAACTCCGTCCCGCCCGGACGGGTGGCGCCGTTCACCGCCTTCATCGTCAGCATCCTGGCGGTCGCCGCGTTGACCGCCGCCGGTCCACTCGCGACGCTCCCGGCCGAGCTGTCCCGGCTGCCGGTGGCGTTCTGGACGATGGCCGCGCTCGCGCTGGTCTGCGACGCCCGCCCGTTCGTGCCCCCGGGGCGCCGGCAGTCCTCCGCGGTCTTCCCGTCCACCTGCTTCACCTTCGCGATCCTGCTCGGCTGGGGGCTCGGCCCGGCGGTGGCGGTGCAGGCGGTCGGGGTGGTCGTCTCGGGCTGGCGGATGCGGCACGCCGCGTGGCGGACGGCGTTCAACGTCGGCCAGTACGCCTGCGCCCTCGCCGCCGCGTACGGGATCCTCCAGCTCGGGCCGGGCATCGTCTTCTCCGGCGGTCGGTTGCACTGGACCGACGTGGTCGCCGTCGGCGGCGCCACGGTGGCCTGGTTCGTGGTCAACTACGGGCTGGTCAGCTGGGCGGTACGGCTGCGCTTCGGCGACCGGTGGTGGCCCACCGTCCGGCAGGGCCTCGGTTTCGAACTGCTCTCCACGGGCTCACTGCTGCTGCTCGCCCCGGTGCTGGTCGCCGCGGCGCGGGTCAGCGCGGCGCTGATTCCGCTGGTGCTGGTGCCGCTCTTCGCCGTGTACCGGATGGCCCGGCTGACCGTCGAGCAGCAGCACCTCGCCGCCGCGGACCCGCTCACCGGGCTGCCCAACCGCAAGGCCCTGCTGGCCGAGGTGGCGGAGCAGGTGCACCTGCACGCCGAGCGGACCGCTCGCGGCGAACCCGATGGGCACCTGGCGCTGCTGCTGATCGACCTGGACCGCTTCAAGAACGTCAACGACGCGCTCGGGCACGCCGTGGGCGACCGGCTGCTCGTCGAGGTCAGCGCCCGACTCACCGACGTGGAGCCCCGCCCGCAGATGATCGCCCGGCTCGGCGGCGACGAGTTCGCCATCGTGATGACCGGGCTGACCGACGCGAGCCAGGCGCGTGACCTGGCCGACCGGGTGGTCGCGGCGCTGGCCGAGCCGGTGCCGCTGGACGGGCTGCCACTGGACGTGGGCGGCTCGATCGGGATCGCGCTCTTCCCGGAGCACGGCGAGGACTTCGCCACCCTGATGCGCCACGCCGACGTGGCGATGTACGACGCCAAGCACCGCAACGACACGGTGGCCGTCTACGCCCCGGCATCCGATCACAACTCCGCCGAGCGGCTCAGCCTCCTCGCCGACCTGCGCCGGGTACTGGAGTCCGGCCCGTCGGTCGACGACCCGCTGGACGCCGAGCCGGCGGGACACGCCCGGCCGGCGGGAACGGCCGACGAGGACGACCGGGACGCGGGGGCGGCCGAGTCGGGTGGCGCCGAGCGGGCGGCCGACCTACCCCTCGGCACGGCGGCGGAGGTGCGCGGCGGGGATGGTGCGGCGCTGCCCAGCGGTGACCTGCGCCCCGCCGAGGCCGCGCCGCACGAGGACGCGTCGCCGGTGGTCGCCGCGCTCCCGCCGTCCGGCGGCCGGTGGTGGGGGCGCCGCCGCCGGCCGGGCACCGAGCTGACGCACGCCGACGAGCTGATCAACCGGATCGCCACCGGCGCCGACCCGATCCGTGGCCGGAACACCCGCGCCACGGTCGCCGGCACCCGCCCGGGCCCGGTCCGGGACCGGCGCGCCGGGGGCGGGCAGGGACGGCGATCGCCGAACGGGGGCGCGGTGTCCGCGCTGGCTGGCGGCGGCGCCGGTCCGCGACGTGACGTCGGGCCGGCCACGCCGGACGTGCCGCTCGGGCCGACCGGTTGGGCGCACTCCGGCGGTGAGACGGCCGACGACGCCGGCGAGATCACCATGTACTACCAGCCGCAGATCGCCATCGCGACCGGCGAGGTGGTCGGCGTCGAGGCGCTGCTGCGCTGGCGGCACCCACGGCGGGGGATGGTCGACCCGGAGGAGCTGATCCGGGTGGCCGAGCAGAGCGCGGTGATGCGACTGCTCACCCGGCGGGTGGTCGACGACGTGGTGGAGCAGCTCGCCAAGTGGTCGGCGGCCGGCATCGGGCTGCGGGCGGCACTGAACGTGAGCGTGCGTGACCTGCACACCGGCGAGATCGCCGACCAGATCGCCGACCGGCTGAGCCGCTACGGGGTGCCGGCCGAGCGGCTGCAACTGGAGATCACCGAGGGTGCCCTGATGGCCGACCCGCGCCGGGTGCTGGCCACGATCTCCCGGCTGCACCGGATCGGGGTGGCCATAGCCCTGGACGACTTCGGCACCGGGTATTCCTCACTGCAGCACCTGCGTCGGCTACCGCTGTCCGAGGTGAAGGTGGACCGCTCGTTCGTGCTGGGCATGGCCGACGACGCCGACGACGCGGCGATCGTCCGGTCGATGATCGAGCTGGCCGGCGCGCTGGGGCTGCGGGTGGTCGCCGAGGGCGTGGAGGACGAGCGGACCTGGCGGATGCTGCACGCCGCCGGCTGCGACGCCGCGCAGGGCTGGTTCTACGCCCGACCGATGCCCGCCGAGGAGCTGGTCACCTGGCTGGCCCGGTACCGACCGGTCCGCCCGAGCGGCGGCCCGGAGCCGGACGCCGGCCGTCGTCCGACCCGCTGA
- the gatA gene encoding Asp-tRNA(Asn)/Glu-tRNA(Gln) amidotransferase subunit GatA yields MSDLTRMTATEIAALVAGGETSAVEVTRAHLDRIAAVDDRVHAFLHVDTDGALAAARAVDERRAAGEELGPLAGVPVAVKDVLATRGVPTTVGSKILEGWRPPYDATIVQRLREAGTVMLGKTNMDEFAMGSSTEYSAYGATHNPWDLSRIPGGSGGGSAAALAAYEAPLAIGSDTGGSIRQPGAVTGTVGVKPTYGGTSRYGLVAFSSSLDTPGPCARTVLDAALLHQVIGGHDPRDSTSIPQPVPDVVAAAKLGATGDLTGVRLGIVSEFVGEGAEPGVMAAFREAVDALAKLGAEIVDVSCPTFAYALPAYYLIAPSECSSNLARFDGVRFGLRVGDDGNRSLEEVMSLTREAGFGPEVKRRIMIGTYALSSGYYDAYYGQAQKVRTLITRDFTAAFERVDALISPTTPSVAFPMGARTADPYQMYLADLFTIPTNLYGGPGISVPCGLSEGLPVGLQVMAPTMADDRMYRVAAALESAVGTFTPPAL; encoded by the coding sequence ATGAGCGACCTGACCAGAATGACCGCGACGGAGATCGCCGCCCTGGTCGCTGGCGGCGAGACCTCCGCCGTCGAGGTGACCCGCGCCCACCTGGACCGGATCGCCGCGGTCGACGACCGGGTGCACGCCTTCCTGCACGTGGACACCGACGGCGCGCTGGCCGCCGCCCGCGCCGTGGACGAGCGCCGGGCCGCCGGCGAGGAGCTGGGCCCGCTGGCCGGCGTGCCGGTCGCGGTGAAGGACGTGCTCGCCACCCGGGGCGTGCCGACCACCGTGGGGTCGAAGATCCTGGAGGGCTGGCGCCCGCCGTACGACGCGACGATCGTGCAGCGGCTGCGTGAGGCCGGCACGGTGATGCTCGGCAAGACGAACATGGACGAGTTCGCGATGGGCTCCTCCACCGAATACTCGGCGTACGGCGCGACGCACAACCCGTGGGACCTGAGCCGGATCCCGGGCGGCTCAGGTGGCGGCAGCGCCGCCGCGCTGGCCGCGTACGAGGCGCCGCTGGCGATCGGCTCGGACACCGGCGGCTCGATCCGCCAGCCCGGCGCGGTCACCGGCACCGTCGGCGTGAAGCCCACCTACGGCGGCACCTCCCGCTACGGGCTGGTCGCCTTCTCCTCGTCGCTGGACACCCCCGGCCCGTGCGCCCGTACGGTGCTCGACGCGGCCCTGCTGCACCAGGTGATCGGCGGGCACGACCCGCGCGACTCCACCTCGATCCCGCAGCCGGTGCCGGACGTGGTGGCCGCGGCGAAGCTCGGCGCGACCGGTGACCTGACCGGCGTGCGGCTCGGCATCGTCAGCGAGTTCGTCGGTGAGGGCGCCGAGCCGGGCGTGATGGCCGCGTTCCGCGAGGCGGTGGACGCGCTGGCCAAGCTGGGTGCGGAGATCGTCGACGTGTCCTGCCCGACCTTCGCCTACGCGCTGCCCGCGTACTACCTGATCGCCCCGAGCGAGTGCTCCTCCAACCTGGCCCGGTTCGACGGCGTCCGGTTCGGCCTGCGGGTCGGCGACGACGGCAACCGGTCGCTGGAGGAGGTCATGTCGCTGACCCGGGAGGCCGGTTTCGGCCCCGAGGTCAAGCGCCGGATCATGATTGGCACGTACGCGCTGTCGTCGGGTTACTACGACGCGTACTATGGGCAGGCGCAGAAGGTCCGGACGCTGATCACGCGGGACTTCACCGCCGCGTTCGAGCGGGTCGACGCCCTGATCTCGCCGACCACCCCGTCCGTGGCGTTCCCGATGGGCGCGCGCACCGCCGACCCGTACCAGATGTACCTGGCCGACCTGTTCACCATCCCGACGAACCTGTACGGCGGACCGGGCATCTCGGTGCCCTGCGGCCTCTCCGAGGGGCTGCCCGTCGGCCTGCAGGTGATGGCCCCGACGATGGCCGACGACCGGATGTACCGGGTCGCCGCCGCGCTGGAGTCCGCGGTCGGCACGTTCACCCCACCGGCACTGTGA
- a CDS encoding ADP-ribosylglycohydrolase family protein encodes MAAVAHDPLLRASGSLFGLAYGDAIGKPTEFLTVAEIEHRYGPAGPRDLSGEPALVTDDTQMALAVGWALHEAPSLTPKGVEPLLRRRFLAWAVSPDNNRAPGMTCLRACAELGRGLRWQEATVTASKGCGANMRVTPVGLLDVDLDTLAGLAQLQAGLTHGHPTGLAASELTAYAVFALRGGATLAELPAILTERARTQRRVYREQWLGDLWQRAGVGTAEDFIARGWDECLAVLGRLTAALGQPDDGGDPCRATGEGWVAEEALATALLCAVRHADDPVAALARGATTAGDSDSIAALAGAFVGAAAGMTAWPPGWADRIEYADQLATLGAAWD; translated from the coding sequence ATGGCCGCCGTGGCCCACGACCCTCTGCTGCGCGCCTCTGGCTCGCTCTTCGGCCTTGCCTATGGTGACGCGATCGGCAAGCCGACCGAATTCCTGACCGTCGCCGAAATCGAGCACCGGTACGGTCCGGCCGGTCCACGTGACCTGTCCGGCGAGCCGGCGCTGGTCACCGACGACACCCAGATGGCGCTGGCGGTGGGCTGGGCGCTGCACGAGGCTCCGTCGCTCACCCCGAAGGGGGTGGAGCCGCTGCTCCGGCGGCGCTTCCTGGCCTGGGCGGTCAGCCCGGACAACAATCGCGCCCCCGGCATGACCTGCCTTCGCGCCTGCGCCGAGCTGGGTCGCGGGCTCCGCTGGCAGGAGGCGACGGTGACCGCGTCCAAGGGGTGCGGTGCCAACATGCGGGTGACGCCGGTCGGCTTGCTCGATGTGGACCTGGACACGCTGGCCGGGCTGGCTCAGTTGCAGGCCGGGTTGACCCACGGCCACCCGACCGGGCTGGCGGCCAGCGAGCTCACCGCGTACGCGGTCTTCGCCCTGCGCGGGGGCGCCACGCTCGCCGAGCTTCCCGCGATTCTCACCGAGCGGGCGCGGACGCAGCGCCGCGTGTACCGGGAACAGTGGCTGGGTGACCTCTGGCAGCGCGCCGGGGTCGGCACCGCGGAGGACTTCATCGCGCGGGGCTGGGATGAGTGCCTGGCGGTGCTGGGCCGGCTGACGGCCGCCCTGGGCCAGCCGGACGACGGCGGTGACCCGTGCCGGGCCACCGGGGAGGGCTGGGTGGCCGAGGAGGCGCTGGCGACCGCTCTGCTCTGCGCCGTACGGCACGCCGACGACCCGGTCGCGGCGCTGGCCCGGGGTGCGACCACCGCCGGGGACTCCGACTCGATCGCCGCTCTGGCCGGCGCCTTCGTGGGCGCGGCCGCCGGGATGACCGCCTGGCCGCCGGGGTGGGCCGACCGGATCGAGTACGCCGACCAGCTCGCCACGCTCGGCGCGGCCTGGGACTGA